The proteins below are encoded in one region of Balaenoptera ricei isolate mBalRic1 chromosome 6, mBalRic1.hap2, whole genome shotgun sequence:
- the LOC132368120 gene encoding uncharacterized protein LOC132368120 has product MRGLSCVVPGGPRKATQVKEAAQGLGPEGRAGCMEDPVLEETGTEEGSGFTFNECFYGRVADVETQCRSQSKRWVLGVRSGEKARRQAENLPSGQPADAVLCGATQSAQPRPHLASGHLPLQDPGPGHGACRPPPLGLWAGRGLPLWRVESGNHPGSGQDQRALVALRKRLTGRLARQHVEAVRRLGEPWSWPVAGLQSDLAPWAAQPRPRPLAASHLSPCVGKQSDCRVTLASPAWGRSQNQEEQPAGQETVCSAPPAAGCCTPARAPPSR; this is encoded by the exons ATGCGAGGCCTCAGCTGCGTGGTGCCCGGTGGCCCGAGGAAAGCCACGCAGGTCAAGGAAGCTGCTCAGGGTTTGGGACCCGAGGGCAGGGCCGGGTGTATGGAGGATCCAGTGTTAGAAGAAACAGGAACGGAGGAGGGTAGTGGGTTCACCTTCAAC GAGTGCTTTTACGGCCGCGTAGCCGACGTGGAGACCCAGTGTCGTTCCCAATCCAAACGTTGGGTGCTTGGCGTTAGGAGCGGGGAGAAGGCAAGGCGGCAAGCCGAGAACCTCCCCAGTGGTCAGCCTGCAGACGCCGTCCTGTGCGGCGCCACTCAGAGCGCACAACCGCGGCCCCACCTGGCCTCAGGCCACCTGCCGCTCCAGGACCCGGGACCAGGGCACGGGGCCTGCCGCCCGCCCCCTCTGGGGCTCTGGGCGGGCCGAGGACTTCCTCTGTGGAGGGTTGAGTCAGGGAACCATCCGGGCTCCGGACAG GACCAGCGGGCCCTGGTGGCACTCAGGAAACGTTTGACGGGACGTCTGGCCAGGCAGCACGTGGAGGCCGTGCGTAGACTGGGGGAGCCCTGGAGTTGGCCTGTTGCCGGATTGCAGTCCGACCTG GCCCCGTGGGCAGCACAGCCCAGGCCCCGTCCCCTGGCCGCATCCCATCTCTCGCCATGTGTAGGCAAGCAG AGTGACTGCCGTGTCACATTGGCGAGTCCAGCCTGGGGCCGGTCTCAGAATCAAGAAGAACAGCCTGCTGGGCAGGAGACGGTGTGCTCAGCCCCACCCGCTGCTGGCTGCTGCACCCCAGCCCGGGCACCTCCTTCCCGATGA
- the UBAC1 gene encoding ubiquitin-associated domain-containing protein 1 isoform X1, which translates to MFVQEEKIFAGKVLRLHVCASDGAEWLEEATEDTSVEKLKERCLKHCTHGSLEDPKSVTHHKLIHAASERVLSDTKTLLEENVQDEDVLLLIKKRVPAPLPKMADVSAEEKKKQEQKAPDRDAIFRATANLPSYNMDRAVVQTNMRDFQTELRKILVTLIEVAQKLLALNPDAVELFKKANAMLDEDEDDRMDEAALRQLTEMGFPESRAVKALRLNHMSVPQAMEWLIEHAEDPAIDTPLPGPALQGEAGAEAAPAAAAGTSAEDEEARDELTEIFKKIRRKREFRADARAVVSLMEMGFDEKEVMDALRVSSNQQSAACEWLLGDRRPSPEELDKGIDPDSPLFQAILDNPVVQLGLTNPKILLGIIKLAAVSLSFEDMLENPLNSTQWMNDPETGPVVLQISRIFQTLNRT; encoded by the exons aTGTTCGTGCAGGAGGAGAAGATCTTCGCGGGCAAGGTGCTGCGGCTGCACGTCTGCGCGTCCGACGGCGCCGAGTGGCTGGAGGAGGCGACCGAGGACACCTCGGTGGAGAAGCTCAAGGAGCGCTGCCTCAAGCAC TGCACTCATGGGAGCTTAGAAGACCCCAAGAGTGTGACCCATCACAAATTAATACATGCCGCTTCGGAGAGGGTGCTGAGTGACACCAAGACACTCCTGGAGGAGAACGTCCAGGACGAAG ATGTCTTATTGCTGATCAAAAAGCGTGTTCCAGCCCCGCTCCCCAAGATGGCTGATGTCTCAGCAGAAGAAAAG AAAAAACAAGAGCAGAAAGCCCCGGATAGAGATGCTATCTTCCGAGCCACCGCCAACCTGCCCTCCTACAACATGGACCGGGCCGTGGTGCAGACCAACATGAGAGAC TTCCAGACGGAGCTCCGGAAAATCTTGGTGACTCTCATCGAGGTGGCACAGAAGTTGCTGGCGCTGAACCCGGACGCGGTGGAATTATTTAAGAAGGCAAACG CCATGCTGGACGAGGATGAGGACGACCGCATGGACGAGGCGGCCCTGCGGCAGCTCACGGAGATGGGCTTTCCCGAGAGCAGAGCCGTGAAGGCCCTGCGGCTGAACCA CATGTCGGTGCCCCAGGCCATGGAGTGGCTAATCGAGCACGCGGAAGACCCCGCCATAGACACGCCGCTTCCAGGCCCGGCCTTGCAGGGAGAGGCGGGCGCCGAGGCTGCCCCCGCCGCTGCCGCCGGGACCAGCGCGGAGGACGAGGAGGCCAGAGACGAGCTGACGGAGATCTTCAAGAAGATCCGGAGGAAAAGGGAGTTCCGCGCAGACGCCCGG GCCGTCGTTTCCCTGATGGAGATGGGATTCGATGAAAAGGAGGTGATGGACGCCCTCAGAGTGAGCAGCAACCAGCAGAGCGCCGCC TGCGAGTGGCTGCTGGGAGACCGCAGGCCCTCTCCTGAGGAGCTGGACAAGGGCATCGACCCCGACAGCCCTCTGTTTCAGGCCATCCTGGACAACCCCGTGGTGCAGCTGGGCCTGACCAACCCTAAAATCTTACTAG GTATTATTAAATTGGCAGCAGTATCCTTAT CCTTTGAAGACATGCTCGAGAACCCGCTGAACAGCACCCAGTGGATGAACGACCCCGAGACGGGCCCGGTCGTGCTGCAGATCTCCCGCATTTTCCAGACCCTGAACCGCACGTAG
- the UBAC1 gene encoding ubiquitin-associated domain-containing protein 1 isoform X2: MFVQEEKIFAGKVLRLHVCASDGAEWLEEATEDTSVEKLKERCLKHCTHGSLEDPKSVTHHKLIHAASERVLSDTKTLLEENVQDEDVLLLIKKRVPAPLPKMADVSAEEKKKQEQKAPDRDAIFRATANLPSYNMDRAVVQTNMRDFQTELRKILVTLIEVAQKLLALNPDAVELFKKANAMLDEDEDDRMDEAALRQLTEMGFPESRAVKALRLNHMSVPQAMEWLIEHAEDPAIDTPLPGPALQGEAGAEAAPAAAAGTSAEDEEARDELTEIFKKIRRKREFRADARAVVSLMEMGFDEKEVMDALRVSSNQQSAACEWLLGDRRPSPEELDKGIDPDSPLFQAILDNPVVQLGLTNPKILLAFEDMLENPLNSTQWMNDPETGPVVLQISRIFQTLNRT; encoded by the exons aTGTTCGTGCAGGAGGAGAAGATCTTCGCGGGCAAGGTGCTGCGGCTGCACGTCTGCGCGTCCGACGGCGCCGAGTGGCTGGAGGAGGCGACCGAGGACACCTCGGTGGAGAAGCTCAAGGAGCGCTGCCTCAAGCAC TGCACTCATGGGAGCTTAGAAGACCCCAAGAGTGTGACCCATCACAAATTAATACATGCCGCTTCGGAGAGGGTGCTGAGTGACACCAAGACACTCCTGGAGGAGAACGTCCAGGACGAAG ATGTCTTATTGCTGATCAAAAAGCGTGTTCCAGCCCCGCTCCCCAAGATGGCTGATGTCTCAGCAGAAGAAAAG AAAAAACAAGAGCAGAAAGCCCCGGATAGAGATGCTATCTTCCGAGCCACCGCCAACCTGCCCTCCTACAACATGGACCGGGCCGTGGTGCAGACCAACATGAGAGAC TTCCAGACGGAGCTCCGGAAAATCTTGGTGACTCTCATCGAGGTGGCACAGAAGTTGCTGGCGCTGAACCCGGACGCGGTGGAATTATTTAAGAAGGCAAACG CCATGCTGGACGAGGATGAGGACGACCGCATGGACGAGGCGGCCCTGCGGCAGCTCACGGAGATGGGCTTTCCCGAGAGCAGAGCCGTGAAGGCCCTGCGGCTGAACCA CATGTCGGTGCCCCAGGCCATGGAGTGGCTAATCGAGCACGCGGAAGACCCCGCCATAGACACGCCGCTTCCAGGCCCGGCCTTGCAGGGAGAGGCGGGCGCCGAGGCTGCCCCCGCCGCTGCCGCCGGGACCAGCGCGGAGGACGAGGAGGCCAGAGACGAGCTGACGGAGATCTTCAAGAAGATCCGGAGGAAAAGGGAGTTCCGCGCAGACGCCCGG GCCGTCGTTTCCCTGATGGAGATGGGATTCGATGAAAAGGAGGTGATGGACGCCCTCAGAGTGAGCAGCAACCAGCAGAGCGCCGCC TGCGAGTGGCTGCTGGGAGACCGCAGGCCCTCTCCTGAGGAGCTGGACAAGGGCATCGACCCCGACAGCCCTCTGTTTCAGGCCATCCTGGACAACCCCGTGGTGCAGCTGGGCCTGACCAACCCTAAAATCTTACTAG CCTTTGAAGACATGCTCGAGAACCCGCTGAACAGCACCCAGTGGATGAACGACCCCGAGACGGGCCCGGTCGTGCTGCAGATCTCCCGCATTTTCCAGACCCTGAACCGCACGTAG